From the Fusarium musae strain F31 chromosome 11, whole genome shotgun sequence genome, one window contains:
- a CDS encoding hypothetical protein (CAZy:GH3): MAEANFVDVEALLSNLTLDEKVELLAGQGSFRMTGLEKHGIPALIMDLMESEDGGRSLMPSPMLPSATGMGATFNTELIHKIGSLLGEEAKVRGVHVLLAPTLCLQRSPLIGRGFEAFGEDPFLSGTLGAHYINGVQEQGVATSVKHYAAHDQSDNSIEDNVVMTERTLREVHMLPFQLALRGSDPWTIMTSYNKINGIHVSEDPLLMKEILREEWGFKGLVMSDWFGTYSTSEAINAGLDLEMPGPTDWRGKRLSIAVNSRKVSKATVDTAVENVLNLVNKCKAGEKSGKPPQSDTPEQRALIRQLVAESVVLLKNNKQRLPIRNPKNLKFGLIGDHVKNPALCGGGSAEVEPYYGITPYEAIKEVVGEENITYTPGCNSFRFSPLIKGHTPPDSDTEGWSVEIFGEDPQESPNAKVLVSTTAEKQLVDVPESYHASLPTKFYARAKAKYTIHESGKLKFGFSTSGKGKLLIDGKEAIDLWTSQPPKTDSTPCFNRLSMERFYEGEFEKGQVLDLEVLQVNESLSGGVGTAQTLAGRVGIFELYNEDQGIKDAVDLAKKVDVPIVITGLSSDFEYEGSDRKHLRLPGRVDELISAVLEANPDSIIITQSGLPIEMPWESQAATLLHAWFGGQETGHGMADVLFGKVNPSGRLSLTFPKSVKHTPAYLTFSKADYDIVYGEGVFIGHRYYEMVDREPLFYFGHGLSYSKFEYSNLNVPNEFTPAADHQMSVTVDITNKGAFAGAEVVQLYIHHADSSLQRPVRELKAFTKVNVDVNETKTAELTLDKYSLSFWDQEASKWKAEAGKYTVILASSSNPKDEIARADFTLPKTSFWKGL; the protein is encoded by the exons ATGGCCGAAGCAAATTTTGTAGATGTTGAAGCTCTGTTGAGCAACTTGACGCTGGACGAGAAGGTGGAGCTTCTGGCGGGCCAGGGATCATTTCGCATGACCGGTCTTGAAAAGCATGGAATTCCTGCGCTTATT ATGGACCTCATGGAATCCGAGGACGGCGGTCGTTCACTC ATGCCGAGTCCAATGCTACCGTCAGCAACGGGAATGGGCGCTACCTTCAACACTGAACTCATCCACAAGATCGGAAGCCTTCTTGGTGAAGAAGCAAAGGTCCGCGGTGTTCATGTCTTGCTAGCACCGACACTTTGCCTACAGCGCTCACCCTTGATCGGACGCGGTTTTGAAGCCTTTGGCGAAGACCCGTTTCTCAGTGGAACTTTGGGTGCGCATTACATCAATGGCGTTCAAGAACAGGGCGTCGCAACAAGTGTCAAGCACTATGCAGCTCACGATCAGTCTGACAACAGTATCGAGGACAACGTGGTTATGACCGAGCGCACCCTTCGAGAAGTTCACATGCTACCCTTCCAGCTCGCCCTTCGAGGATCAGATCCCTGGACGATCATGACGTCCTATAACAAGATCAACGGGATTCATGTAAGTGAGGATCCTCTACTGATGAAGGAGATCCTGCGTGAAGAATGGGGGTTCAAGGGACTTGTAATGAGCGACTGGTTCGGCACATACAGCACATCCGAGGCGATCAACGCTGGcttggatcttgagatgCCTGGACCAACAGATTGGAGAGGAAAGCGCCTCAGTATTGCTGTCAACTCTCGAAAGGTGTCCAAAGCAACAGTCGATACAGCCGTCGAGAACGTCCTGAACCTTGTCAATAAGTGCAAGGCTGGCGAGAAATCAGGAAAGCCTCCTCAATCGGATACGCCAGAGCAGCGAGCCCTGATTCGACAGCTGGTGGCTGAGTCAGTAGTACTACTGAAGAACAACAAGCAAAGACTACCGATAAGAAACCCGAAGAATCTCAAGTTTGGACTGATTGGAGATCACGTCAAGAACCCTGCTCTTTGCGGTGGTGGAAGTGCCGAGGTTGAGCCCTACTATGGCATCACCCCATATGAAGCGATCAAGGAAGTTGTAGGAGAGGAGAATATCACATATACTCCAGGCTGCAATT CCTTCCGATTTAGTCCCCTCATCAAGGGTCATACACCCCCAGATTCCGATACTGAGGGCTGGTCTGTCGAGATCTTCGGAGAGGACCCGCAGGAGAGCCCCAATGCCAAGGTCCTTGTCTCAACTACAGCCGAGAAGCAACTAGTCGATGTTCCAGAGAGCTACCACGCCTCACTCCCAACCAAATTCTACGCCAGAGCGAAAGCTAAATACACTATCCACGAGTCTGGAAAGCTCAAGTTCGGCTTCAGCACTTCTGGAAAGGGAAAGCTCCTCATTGATGGCAAGGAGGCTATCGACCTGTGGACAAGCCAGCCTCCAAAAACTGACTCAACACCTTGCTTCAACCGACTGTCCATGGAGAGGTTTTACGAGGGCGAATTTGAAAAGGGCCAGGTACTAGACCTCGAGGTGCTCCAAGTTAACGAGAGCCTCTCAGGCGGTGTTGGCACTGCACAGACACTCGCTGGTCGCGTTGGAATTTTTGAGCTCTACAACGAAGACCAGGGAATCAAGGATGCCGTGGACCTCGCCAAGAAGGTTGATGTCCCCATCGTTATCACTGGCTTATCATCAGACTTTGAGTATGAGGGCAGTGACAGGAAGCATCTAAGGCTTCCCGGTCGCGTGGACGAATTGATATCGGCTGTTTTGGAGGCCAACCCCGATTCT ATTATCATTACGCAATCAGGGTTGCCCATCGAGATGCCATGGGAGTCTCAAGCGGCGACTCTTCTTCACGCCTGGTTTGGCGGCCAAGAGACAGGTCATGGCATGGCTGATGTCCTTTTTGGCAAGGTCAATCCCTCGGGAAGGCTCTCACTAACATTCCCCAAATCCGTCAAGCATACTCCAGCGTACCTCACCTTCTCCAAGGCGGACTACGACATTGTGTATGGTGAAGGTGTCTTTATCGGACATCGTTACTATGAGATGGTTGATCGAGAGCCACTCTTCTACTTCGGTCACGGCCTATCATACTCAAAGTTCGAGTACTCAAATCTCAATGTCCCAAATGAGTTTACACCAGCAGCTGATCACCAGATGAGCGTCACTGTCGACATCACTAACAAGGGCGCCTTTGCGGGTGCCGAAGTTGTTCAGCTGTACATCCACCATGCGGACAGCTCTCTTCAACGGCCAGTCAGAGAGTTGAAGGCATTCACCAAGGTTAATGTGGATGTCAATGAGACCAAGACTGCGGAACTTACTCTTGATAAGTATTCCTTATCATTCTGGGACCAGGAAGCATCAAAGTGgaaggctgaagctggaAAGTACACCGTGATACTTGCTTCCAGCTCAAATCCGAAGGATGAGATTGCGCGCGCAGACTTTACCTTGCCCAAGACTTCCTTCTGGAAGGGCCTCTAG
- the INDA1_4 gene encoding Amino-acid permease inda1 encodes MSEIHPKQEALEAHDTSPRYDEKQGTTEPIEDGPKQSWALRNGLTPGSFAPHDDYAKGTAELQREMKPRHLNMIAIGGSIGAGFFVGSGSALQTGGPGSLTIGFLIMGVMIFNVVYALGELAVMYPVSGGFYTYANRFVDPSWGFAMGWNYVMQWAFVLPLELTVCGTVIQYWAPHTSVAIWVSVFLAVIILVNIFGTLGYAEEEFWAALLKLSATVIFMIIAVVLVCGGGPSDGQYSTYQGAKLWYDPGAFQHGFRGFCGVFVTAAFSFSGTELVGLAAAEAKNPAKSLPGAIKQVFWRITLFYIVGLLLVGFLVSSKDSRLLNAGNDDPSASPFVIAAANAHLKGFDSFMNVIILVSVLSIGVSCVYGGSRTLVALAQQGYAPKFFSFIDKSGRPLPAVVSIIAIGALGYISVSGDGNTVFVWLQALSGLAALFTWGSICLCHIRFRQAWKYHGHTLDEIPFQHVFGVWGSWLGLILIVIVLIAQFYTAITNLDGSLGTAEGFFESYLALPVVILFYAIGYIWKREGWRKVSEIDLDTGRREHDWDTINAYREQLANGPAWKRVWHFLF; translated from the exons ATGTCGGAAATCCATCCTAAACAAGAAGCCCTCGAGGCTCACGATACATCACCGCGATATGATGAGAAGCAAGGCACCACTGAGCCCATTGAGGATGGCCCCAAGCAGTCGTGGGCGCTGCGCAATGGGCTTACTCCCGGCTCATTCGCTCCCCATGATGATTACGCAAAGGGAACTGCTGAGTTGCAGCGTGAGATGAAGCCCCGTCATCTTAACATGATTGCTATTGGTGGCAG TATTGGTGCTGGTTTCTTCGTCGGTAGCGGTTCTGCTCTACAGACTGGTGGCCCTGGTTCATTGACTATTGGTTTCTTGATTATGGGTGTCATGATCTTCAACGTCGTCTATGCTCTCGGTGAGCTTGCTGTCATGTATCCCGTATCTGGTGGTTTTTATAC CTATGCCAACCGATTTGTTGATCCCTCTTGGGGTTTCGCCATGGGTTGGAACTATGTCATGCAATGGGCTTtcgttcttcctcttgaATTGACAGTTTGCGGCACAGTCATCCAATACTGGGCTCCGCATACTAGCGTAGCTATCTGGGTCAGC GTATTCCTTGCTGTGATCATCCTTGTCAACATTTTCGGTACTCTTGGTTATGCCGAGGAAGAGTTCTGGGCTGCACTGCTCAAGCTCTCTGCCACCGTTATCTTCATGATCATCGCTGTCGTCCTCGTTTGCGGTGGAGGTCCTTCTGATGGACAGTACAGCACCTACCAGGGCGCCAAGCTCTGGTATGACCCAGGTGCTTTTCAGCACGGTTTCCGAGGTTTCTGCG GTGTGTTCGTCACCGcagccttctccttcagTGGAACAGAACTTGTCGGTCTCGCTGCTGCCGAAGCCAAGAACCCCGCCAAGTCTCTCCCTGGTGCCATCAAGCAGGTCTTCTGGCGAATCACTCTCTTCTATATAGTTGGCCTTCTGCTTGTCGGTTTCCTCGTCAGCTCTAAGGACTCCAGACTTCTGAACGCCGGCAACGACGACCCTAGTGCCTCTCCCTTCGTCATCGCTGCCGCCAACGCTCATCTTAAAGGATTCGATTCTTTCATGAACGTCATTATCCTAGTTTCTGTCTTGTCTATCGGCGTCTCCTGCGTCTACGGCGGTAGCCGAACTCTCGTCGCACTCGCGCAACAGGGCTATGCTCCCAagttcttctctttcatAGATAAGTCTGGTCGTCCTCTTCCTGCTGTTGtgtccatcatcgccatcggcgCTCTTGGATATATCAGTGTTAGTGGTGATGGAAACACCGTCTTCGTTTGGCTCCAGGCTTTGTCTGGTCTGGCTGCTTTGTTCACTTGGGGCTCTATCTGCCTTTGCCATATCCGATTCCGACAGGCGTGGAAGTACCACGGTCACACTTTGGATGAGATCCCCTTCCAGCATGTCTTCGGAGTCTGGGGCTCTTGGCTTGGActgatcctcatcgtcatcgttctGATTGCACAGTTCTACACTGCCATCACTAATCTTGATGGATCACTTGGTACTGCCGAGGGCTTCTTCGAGTCATACCTGGCTTTGCCCGTTGTCATTCTGTTCTATGCTATTGGATACATCTGGAAGCGAGAGGGATGGAGAAAGGTCAGCGAGATTGATCTTGATACCGGCCGTCGCGAGCATGATTGGGATACCATCAACGCTTATCGCGAGCAGCTCGCCAATGGCCCTGCTTGGAAACGCGTGTGGCATTTTCTGTTTTAA
- the CHS1_2 gene encoding Chitin synthase, class 1 (CAZy:GT2_Chitin_synth), whose protein sequence is MGFNPPGQGNGPNYDAPREMQDLPAGQAYHFRESDETAAARVSPVSNPYEPDYDQLSPPPPLGAQRPVPEQNDSSRDLLHSSYQGSPGHSSFDGHSFGHNSYGPGAFGHYPADQHGRMPGSPGYEYPEPEYDVEASRLAESRLSVMHRAPTMQDWGQNGEALSVPDFAHGRPDSTYQEFDVDESWMMRQQQNQLAGGLGRSKTRKVKLVQGSVLSIDYPVPSAIKNAVEPRYRTGPGSMEEEFTKMRYTAATCDPNDFTLRNGFNLRPKMYNRHTELLIAITYYNEDKVLLARTLHGTMQNIRDIVNLKRSKFWNKGGPAWQKIVVCLVFDGIDKVDKNVFDVLATVGIYQDGVLKKDVNGKETVAHIFEYTSQVSVTPDQQLVRPDPDKPHRNLPPVQFIFCLKQKNSKKINSHRWLFNAFGRILNPEVAILIDAGTKPGPRALLSLWEGFYNDRDLGGACGEIHVMLGKGGKMLLNPLVAVQNFEYKISNVLDKPLESAFGYVSVLPGAFSAYRFRAIMGRPLEQYFHGDHTLSKSLGKKGIDGMNIFKKNMFLAEDRILCFELVAKASQKWHLSYIKASKGETDVPEGAAEFIGQRRRWLNGSFAMSLYSLMHFGRMYGSGHNLIRLFFLHIQFVYNLVNVTFSWFSLASFYLTTTIIMKLVGTPQVLSGYHGWPFGDTATPIVNVLVKYIYIAFLVLQFVLALGNRPKGAQYTYVLSFMVFGLIQLYLLVLTGYLVYRAFTGTPIEEQISFASGKAFFDSFFGGDTGVAGLIIIALFTIYGLNYIASFLYLDPWHMFHSFPQYLVLMSTYINILMVYAFNNWHDVSWGTKGSDTAEALPSAMIVKDEKGKEAVVEEIEQEQEDIDSKFEKVVWRALAPMSEMAEEKPEKKDVEDSYKSFRTGLVILWLLCNIVLIVVVTTDDFITLGVSKASDVRTPTYFRVLLYSTAVLSIVRFFGFLWFIGRTGIMCCFARR, encoded by the exons ATGGGTTTTAATCCGCCAGGCCAAGGTAATGGCCCAAACTATGATGCGCCACGGGAAATGCAAGATTTACCAGCTGGCCAAGCT TACCACTTCCGCGAATCTGACGAGACAGCCGCCGCTCGCGTTTCTCCTGTGAGCAATCCTTACGAACCAGACTACGATCAATTGtctccccctcctccgcTGGGCGCACAACGACCCGTCCCAGAGCAGAACGACTCGAGCCGCGACCTCCTACACAGCTCATACCAAGGGAGCCCAGGCCACAGCAGCTTTGATGGCCACAGTTTCGGCCACAACAGCTATGGACCTGGTGCTTTTGGGCATTACCCTGCTGATCAGCACGGTCGCATGCCTGGGTCTCCCGGCTACGAATACCCAGAACCTGAGTACGATGTCGAAGCTTCACGTTTGGCAGAGTCTCGTCTCTCCGTCATGCACCGCGCACCTACGATGCAAGATTGGGGCCAAAATGGCGAGGCTCTGTCTGTTCCAGACTTTGCCCACGGGCGCCCCGACTCAACGTACCAGGAATTCGATGTCGACGAGAGCTGGATGATGCGACAGCAGCAGAACCAGCTTGCAGGTGGTCTCGGTCGCTCAAAGACCCGCAAGGTCAAGCTCGTCCAGGGCTCCGTCCTCAGCATCGACTACCCCGTGCCCAGCGCCATCAAAAACGCCGTCGAACCGCGATACCGAACCGGCCCCGGAAgcatggaggaggagttcACAAAGATGCGCTACACAGCTGCTACATGCGACCCCAACGACTTCACCCTGCGGAACGGCTTTAACCTCCGGCCCAAGATGTACAACCGTCATACAGAGCTGCTCATCGCCATCACCTATTACAACGAGGACAAGGTGCTACTTGCGCGCACCCTCCACGGAACGATGCAGAACATTCGGGACATTGTGAACCTCAAGCGCTCCAAGTTCTGGAACAAGGGAGGCCCCGCGTGGCAGAAGATCGTCGTTTGTCTCGTCTTTGACGGTATTGACAAGGTCGACAAGAACGTTTTCGACGTGCTCGCGACAGTCGGTATCTATCAGGATGGCGTTCTCAAAAAGGACGTCAACGGCAAAGAAACCGTCGCCCATATTTTCGAGTATACCAGTCAAGTCTCCGTAACACCCGATCAACAGCTCGTCCGTCCCGATCCCGACAAGCCTCATCGCAATCTCCCTCCCGTCCAATTTATCTTCTGTCTCAAGCAGAAGAAcagcaagaagatcaactCGCATCGCTGGCTCTTCAATGCCTTTGGCCGCATTCTTAACCCGGAGGTCGCCATCCTCATTGATGCCGGAACGAAGCCCGGCCCGCGCGCCCTCTTGTCCCTCTGGGAGGGCTTCTACAACGATCGTGATCTCGGCGGCGCCTGTGGAGAGATCCACGTCATGCTTGGCAAGGGTGGAAAGATGCTTCTCAATCCGCTCGTCGCGGTGCAGAACTTCGAGTACAAGATCTCCAACGTCCTCGATAAACCGCTCGAAAGTGCCTTTGGATACGTTAGTGTTTTGCCTGGTGCCTTCTCGGCGTATCGCTTCCGCGCTATCATGGGTAGACCTCTGGAGCAGTACTTTCACGGCGACCATACGCTCTCCAAGTCATTGGGCAAGAAGGGTATTGACGGCATGAACATCTTCAAAAAGAACATGTTCCTTGCCGAGGATCGAATTCTCTGCTTCGAGTTAGTCGCAAAGGCCAGTCAAAAGTGGCATCTCAGCTACATCAAGGCCTCCAAGGGCGAGACTGATGTTCCCGAAGGCGCTGCTGAGTTTATCGGCCAGCGACGTCGATGGCTCAACGGATCTTTCGCCATGTCGCTCTATTCCCTCATGCACTTTGGCCGAATGTATGGCTCAGGGCATAACCTCATTCGTCTCTTTTTCTTGCATATCCAGTTCGTGTATAACTTGGTCAACGTCACGTTTTCCTGGTTCTCGCTCGCGTCTTTCTacctcaccaccaccatcatcatgaagctTGTCGGAACGCCTCAGGTTCTCTCGGGATACCATGGTTGGCCATTTGGCGATACAGCCACGCCGATTGTCAACGTCTTGGTCAAATACATATACATCgccttcctcgtcctccaATTCGTTCTCGCTCTCGGAAACAGGCCTAAAGGCGCGCAATATACTTACGTCCTATCTTTCATGGTCTTTGGCCTTATCCAGCTGTATCTTCTCGTCTTGACCGGTTATCTTGTGTACCGCGCATTCACTGGAACACCCATCGAGGAGCAGATCTCCTTCGCGTCCGGCAAAGCCTTCTTCGATAGTTTCTTCGGGGGCGATACTGGAGTCGCGGGCCTGATCATTATTGCCCTCTTCACCATTTACGGTCTCAATTACATCGCGTCTTTCCTATACCTCGACCCGTGGCACATGTTCCACTCGTTCCCTCAGTATCTCGTTCTCATGTCGACTTATATCAACATCCTGATGGTCTACGCCTTCAACAACTGGCACGACGTGTCGTGGGGAACAAAGGGCTCTGACACTGCCGAAGCCCTGCCTTCAGCCATGATTGTTAAGGacgagaagggcaaggaagCCGTGGTTGAAGAAATtgaacaggaacaggaggaTATCGACAGCAAGTTCGAGAAGGTCGTCTGGCGAGCTCTCGCACCCATGAGCGAAATGGCAGAGGAAAagcccgagaagaaggacgtcGAAGATTCATACAAGTCTTTCCGAACTGGTCTTGTTATTCTCTGGCTTCTCTGCAACATTGTTCTCATTGTCGTAGTTACAACAGACGATTTCATCACACTCGGCGTCTCG AAAGCATCAGACGTCCGTACGCCTACATATTTCCGTGTTCTTCTTTACTCGACAGCTGTGCTGTCTATTGTTCGCTTCTTCGGCTTCCTCTGGTTCATTGGACGAACCGGCATCATGTGCTGCTTTGCCAGGCGATAA